One stretch of Francisella sp. LA112445 DNA includes these proteins:
- a CDS encoding helix-turn-helix domain-containing protein — protein sequence MHNFQSFIKSTRESKELKRDNVADAIDLSEDTIQIIEEADNDSLLQSSSSLLKNQIRRYCEYLEIPEKKIVSILNKVDILYYKKSRYGKLKTFDYLNRLAILVIIIAIVVLAVKQVKEKMDAAKSDPQISKSSIIYTPIQYDRNSYGEQQTAKTSENSDNSTQKTDSPKSIVASTPKTIASGSSINPKASTSATVAATDDNTDTDSSVDTADTADTISHHTATSIAHPPATANMSNMVIGAPSSSASSLKIPTKQ from the coding sequence ATGCATAATTTTCAATCTTTTATAAAAAGTACTCGTGAGTCTAAAGAACTTAAGCGAGATAATGTTGCTGATGCTATTGATCTATCTGAGGATACCATTCAAATTATAGAAGAGGCTGATAATGATTCTTTACTACAAAGCTCTAGTAGTTTGCTTAAAAATCAGATTAGAAGATATTGTGAGTATCTTGAAATCCCTGAGAAAAAGATAGTATCAATCTTAAATAAAGTTGATATCTTATACTACAAAAAATCTCGCTATGGCAAACTTAAGACATTTGACTATCTAAATAGACTAGCGATACTAGTTATTATAATTGCTATAGTTGTATTAGCTGTTAAGCAAGTTAAAGAAAAAATGGATGCTGCAAAATCTGATCCTCAAATTTCGAAGTCATCTATTATATACACTCCTATTCAATATGATAGAAATAGCTATGGTGAACAGCAAACAGCTAAAACTTCAGAAAATAGTGATAATTCTACACAAAAAACAGACTCACCAAAAAGTATAGTTGCTAGCACACCAAAGACGATAGCTTCAGGTAGTTCTATAAATCCTAAAGCTAGCACATCTGCAACAGTAGCAGCCACAGATGACAACACAGATACAGATAGTTCAGTAGATACAGCAGATACAGCAGATACAATTTCTCATCACACAGCAACTTCTATTGCTCACCCTCCTGCTACTGCAAATATGAGTAATATGGTCATTGGTGCACCAAGTTCAAGTGCTTCTAGTCTGAAAATACCTACTAAACAGTAG